The following coding sequences are from one Nicotiana tabacum cultivar K326 chromosome 1, ASM71507v2, whole genome shotgun sequence window:
- the LOC142162903 gene encoding uncharacterized protein LOC142162903, whose product MATLPNFEEEQSTYRPPRFNGQYYGWWKTLMHHFIMAEDSELWDVICDDPYVPMKKLGESGLMVPKTRKEYGDINRKAIEKNFRAKKFLVYGIGPDKYNRMSACQSAKNIWEALQTSHEGTTQVKQSKIDMFTTEYELFRMKDDESIQDMHTRFTSIINEFHSLG is encoded by the coding sequence ATGGCTACTCTACCTAACTTTGAGGAAGaacaatcaacctacagacctcctagATTTAATGGTCAGTATTACGGCTGGTGGAAGACTCTTATGCATCATTTTATAATGGCAGAAGACTCCGAGCTATGGGACGTCATTTGTGATGATCCATATGTTCCTATGAAGAAGCTTGGAGAATCTGGACTAATGGTGCCAAAAACCAGAAAAGAATACGGCGATATTAATAGAAAAGCTATTGAGAAGAACTTTCGTGCCAAGAAGTTCTTGGTATATGGTATAGGACCTGATAAGTACAATAGAATGTCAGCCTGTCAATCTGCCAAGAATATATGGGAAGCATTGCAAACATCACATGAAGGAACTACTCAGGTTAAACAGTCCAAGATTGACATGTTCACCACTGAGTATGAGCTTTTTAGGATGAAAGATGATGAGTCTATACAAGACATGCACACTAGATTCACATCTATCATAAATGAGTTTCATTCACTTGGATAA